ACACCAAAGGGGTGTGCCCACCTCCACTTTCAGTTCCCGGCTAATCTGCTTTGTGGCGGGAACCACCACCACATCCAAGACCTTTGCTCCCGGTTGCAACCCGCTGCTGAGCACCTGGTCCGAAAAGCCCAATACCTGGTCCGCCCGCTGATCGATCTTGGGATCCGCCACAAAGGTCCCCTTGCTGGGCACCCGGCGGAGCACCCCTTGGGCCACCAGCATCTCGATTCCCTTGCGCACCGTCAGGCGATTCACTCCTAGCCGGGCACTGAGGTTCCGCTCCGAATCCAGTTGGTCTCCGGGTTTGAGCTCCTGGGACTCTATCAGGTCCAGGATATATTGGGCCACCCGCATATAGAGGTATGAGCTTCCCACCAACATCAGCCTCCGTGTATACCGGTATATACCAGGATTTTAGCAGGCCACAGTGGGCTTGTCAAGGGGAGTTTCCACGAGATATCAATGTTTTCTCGTGCACGGGCAAGCTTAGGATCCGCCTAGCTGGTTTAGGCCGGTTGATAGGAGACGGGGAACCCATGGGTCGGTGAAACATCCACCGACCCATGGAAAGTAAGCTATACCGACAGCTGGCTGATAATCTCCTCCAGGCGCTGGGCAATGTTGGCCAACTGGTGGGAAGAATCGGCTAATCCTTGGGTCAGGGCCGACTGTTCCTGGGTGGCCGCGGCGATCTGCTGGCTGGTGGCCGCCTGTTGCTGGGTCATTTCCGCAATGGTTTGCACCTGGTCAATAATCTCCGCCACCCGGGCCACGATGGCATTGAGGGATTCGGTGGACTCTTTGACGGTGATGGCCCCTTGGGCTACCTTTTCCCGGCTGAGATTGGTGGAGTTTGCCGCCACATCCATCAAGGCATGCAGATTGCTGACCAGATCATCCACCTTCTCCAGGCTCGCCTTGGTCTGGACCGCCAGTTTGCGGATCTGATCCGCCACCACCGCAAAGCCCTGTCCGTATTCACCCGCGTTGGCCGCTTCAATGGCGGCATTCAGTGAGAGCAGATTGGTCTGGTCCGCAATCTCACTGATCACGTTAACCACGGTGACAATCTCTTTGGCCGCCTCCCGTAGCTGGTGCATCGCGGTGACAGTCTCTTCGGAAGCGCCCTCGATGCTTTGGATGGATTCGAGGCAAGAATTAATCTTCGCCGAACCGGTACGAGCCAATTCCCCGGTCTCTTGGGCCGCCTGATTGATGTTCATGATCTTTTGGCTGATCCGCACGGAGCTATCGGCAAACTCGGTGGCGCTACACGCGATCTGGTCAATCGATGCGCTGAGCTCCTCATTGGCAGTGGCCACCATCTGACTGGCGGAGACCGTTTCCGCCACCGCCTTTCGGGAAGCAGCCACCACCTCTTTAAGTGCCCCCAACATCCTATTGAAGGAGTCTACCATCACACCGATCTCATCCTGGCCCTGGTAATCCACGGAGACGGTAAGATCCCCGGCAGCTGCTTTGGCCATGGTGGCGGTAAGTAGGCCAATGGGTTTGGTTATCCCCCGGCCAATGATGGCGGAGAACACCACTCCTAGTACTAAAGCGATTACCGGAAGATAGATACTCCGGTCCCGGGATTGCTGGGTAAAGTGGCTCATTTGGTCTGCGGCTGCTAACCGGTATTCCTCAAGCAAGGTCCGGGTTTTCGTAAGCCGCGCCCTTAATTCTTCCAAAGCAGGCTTCGTCTCGTTCCAAAAGATCTGCTTGGCCTGGGCAGTCTCCAAGACGTCCCTGATCCGGGCGGCGGTACCATGCATGTGGACATGGTGCTCCGACAGTTCTTGGAGGGTTTTCGCCAGTTCCGGGGACAGCTCTTCCACCTGCCGCCGCTCTTCGCTATTCAGCCACTGACCCAAGCGGCAGCGGGTGGGATCTAGCTCCAGATCAAATTCACTGGGATCCCCCAAGTCCACAAGTTCGTTCAGGCGCTCGGACCAAAGCAGATGATCGATCTCCCTGAGGGTGAGGGTGTTCATCAGGTTCC
This region of Bacillota bacterium genomic DNA includes:
- a CDS encoding HAMP domain-containing protein produces the protein MRWANLKIGTKIGLSFSLILGLLLALSIFNFIGVSRVYRSGREVLNTGNLMNTLTLREIDHLLWSERLNELVDLGDPSEFDLELDPTRCRLGQWLNSEERRQVEELSPELAKTLQELSEHHVHMHGTAARIRDVLETAQAKQIFWNETKPALEELRARLTKTRTLLEEYRLAAADQMSHFTQQSRDRSIYLPVIALVLGVVFSAIIGRGITKPIGLLTATMAKAAAGDLTVSVDYQGQDEIGVMVDSFNRMLGALKEVVAASRKAVAETVSASQMVATANEELSASIDQIACSATEFADSSVRISQKIMNINQAAQETGELARTGSAKINSCLESIQSIEGASEETVTAMHQLREAAKEIVTVVNVISEIADQTNLLSLNAAIEAANAGEYGQGFAVVADQIRKLAVQTKASLEKVDDLVSNLHALMDVAANSTNLSREKVAQGAITVKESTESLNAIVARVAEIIDQVQTIAEMTQQQAATSQQIAAATQEQSALTQGLADSSHQLANIAQRLEEIISQLSV